TTGATGGTGCCGACAATCTGCAGGGGCTGGTTGTCTTTGAGCGCCTTGCGGAAGCGGGCGCCGGGGCTGAGTTTGTTGGTCATGGTGTTGGCCTCTTCTCTTTTGGATTCTTGTTGTCGGATTATGACTTTGGCTAATCCGACCTACGTTAGATGGTGATTTCGCCTTCCTGGATTTTCTTTTCGATGTTTTGTCTGGCGGCATTGATATGTCGCTTCATCAGGAACTCCGCCAGCTCGCCGTCGCGCTGGGCGATGGCTTCCACGATTCGCCGGTGTTCGCCGAGTGCCCGTTTCGGACGCCCGGTGGAGGTGCTTAGCCGGTAACGGTACATGCGCACCATGTAGTAAAGATCACCCAACAGCATCTGGGCCAGTTTGGTGTTGCGGCTCCCGGTGGCGATCCGGTGGTGGAAGTCGTAGTCGCCTTCGGCCTGGTAATAGGCCTGGCCCTGGGCTTCGTCGATCATGCGTTCGTGGGTGTCGAGTGTCGCCTGGAGGTCGGCGATT
This genomic stretch from Marinobacter salsuginis harbors:
- a CDS encoding GntR family transcriptional regulator, translating into MSELLSPTYTRADEAFDCLQTAIVKGELAPGEKIGELELCSRFDLTRGPLREALGRLESRGLLVRRPHAGVKVVSVSASELMELYRIREVMEGLAARQAAERMTDQEIADLQATLDTHERMIDEAQGQAYYQAEGDYDFHHRIATGSRNTKLAQMLLGDLYYMVRMYRYRLSTSTGRPKRALGEHRRIVEAIAQRDGELAEFLMKRHINAARQNIEKKIQEGEITI